From Helicoverpa zea isolate HzStark_Cry1AcR chromosome 23, ilHelZeax1.1, whole genome shotgun sequence, one genomic window encodes:
- the LOC124642071 gene encoding uncharacterized protein LOC124642071 yields the protein MFVKVMFKKKKLNCGLKIGLFINVILILTIQTDCKNIKASVDDPTTHKSRDTDEVFIVHPGKYSPVPFQYEREQWMNAEYVDVCYDDYTKCMTSQISPTPVCVFHKQTVVPLQTEYKYQTSYCDSYMENCRIGYRYWRLLGFGKCDLTSTWVYGENEIIEI from the exons ATGTTTGTTAAAGTGATGTTCAAAAAGAAGAAACTAAACTGTGGTCTTAAAATAGGCTTATTTATTAAtgtgattttaattttgacaaTACAAACAGACTGTAAAAATATCAAGGCATCTGTTGATG ACCCTACAACTCATAAGTCACGAGATACCGACGAAGTATTTATAGTGCATCCAGGGAAATACAGCCCGGTACCATTCCAGTACGAAAGAGAACAGTGGATGAACGCGGAGTATGTCGATGTCTGCTACGATGATTATACTAAATGTATGACGAGTCA AATATCTCCAACACCAGTTTGCGTGTTCCACAAGCAAACGGTAGTACCGCTTCAAACTGAGTATAAATATCAAACGTCCTATTGTGACAGTTATATGGAAAATTGTAGAATTGGTTATC GATACTGGCGTCTCCTTGGTTTTGGGAAGTGCGATTTGACTAGTACCTGGGTCTATGGAGAAAATGAAATCATAGAAATTTAG